Within Xanthomonas theicola, the genomic segment CCGCGCCGGACCCGGCGCAATTGCAGGCCTGGCAGCGCGGCCGCACCGGCGTGCCGATCGTCGATGCCGGCCTGCGCGAGCTGTGGCACATCGGCTGGATGCACAACCGGGTGAGGATGATCGTCGCCAGCTACCTGTGCAAGCACCTGCGCGTGCACTGGTCCGAGGGTGCGCGCTGGTTCTGGGACACGCTGGTCGACGCCGACCTGGCCAACAACACGCTCGGCTGGCAGTGGGTGGCCGGCACCGGCGCCGACGCCGCGCCGTACTTCCGCGTGTTCAACCCAGTGACCCAGGCGCAGAAGTTCGATGCGCACGGGCGCTACATCGCGCGCTGGGTGCCGGAACTGGCGGCGCTGCCGGTGGCCGAACGCTTCGCGCCGTGGCTGTCGCCGCAGCGCCTGGCCGCCAGCGCGCCGCACTATCCGCGGCAGCCGATCGTGGACCTGGCCGCCGGGCGCGATGCCGCGCTGGCCGCATACCGCGCGACCGGCGGCGCGGGCTGAGCGCGCCCCTCGCGGCATGGGTCCGTGGCAGCGCCGAGCCTGGCGCTGCCATTGACGCCCTTCGCCGGCCCATGATTCACTCGGGCCGGGCACAGGAGGATGCATGGCCGCCAGCACAGCCCGCCGCAAGCCGCGGCGCGAACCGATGTCGCGTGTGGATACCGCCTGGCTGCGGATGGAGCGGCCGACCAATCCGATGATGATCACCGGTGTGCTGATGCTCGACGAGCCGCTGTCGCTGCAGCGGTTCAAGCAGTTGGTGCGCAAGCGCTTCCTGGCGTTCCCACGATTCCAGCAGAAGCCGGTGGACACCGCCACCGGCGCCTACTGGCAGCACGACGACGATTTCGACCTGGACTGGCACGTGCGCCTGTCGGCCCTGCCCGGGCGCGGCGGCAAGCAGGCGCTGGAGCGCTTCGCCGGGCAGATGGCGTCCACGCCCTTGGACAAGACCAAGCCGCTGTGGCAGTTCCACCTGATCGAACGCTACGAAGGCGGTTCGGCGCTGGTGGCGCGCATCCACCACAGCTACGCCGACGGCATCGCGCTGGTGCAGGTGCTGCTGTCGCTGACCGACATGCAGCGTGTTCCGGAGCCGTCCGCACAGCTGGGCCGTGCCTGGCTGAAAGACGACGGCAAGGACGTGGTGCGCCGGGTCGGCGCCATCGACCGCTACCTGAAACTGGGCGGGCGCGTGCTCGACAAGGGCCGCCAGATGTACCAGGCCCCGAACCTGGCGACGATGCTGGCCAAGGAAGGCGGGCTGATCGGCCGCGAGCTGGCCAACGCGCTGCTGCTGTCCGACGATCCGCCGACCCTGCTGCGCGGGCGCCTGGGCGTCAGCAAGCGCGCGGCCTGGGCCGAGCCGCTGGACCTGGACGAAGTGAAGGCAGTCGGCCGCGCCTGCGACTGCACGGTCAACGACGTGCTGATGGCGACGGTGGCCGGCGCCTTGCGCCACTACATGCTCGAGCGCGGCGAACGCCTGGACGGGGTGACCCTGCGCGCGACGGTGCCGGTCAACCTGCGCCCGCTGGAGCATGCGCGCAAGCTCGGCAACCATTTCGGACTGGTGTTCCTGGACCTGCCGGTGGGCGAGGCCAATCCGGTGCGGCGCGTGCAGTGCGTCGCCGCGGCGATGCGGCAACTCAAGCAGTCGCGCCAGGCGATGGTGGTGTTCGGATTGCTGGCCGCGGTCGGCATGGCGCCGGCGGCGCTGCAGTCGCTGGCGCTGGACCTGTTCAGCCGCAAGGCGAGCACGGTGGCGACCAACGTGCCGGGGCCGCAGCAGCCGCTGTACCTGGCCGGCAGCGGCGTGCGCGAGATGATGTTCTGGGTGCCGCAGACCGGCTCGATCGGGGTCGGCGTGTCGATCATGAGCTACAACCACCGCGTGCATTTCGGCCTGATCGGCGATGCGCGGTTGATTCCCGATCCGGACGCGGTGATGCGCCGGATCGGCGCCGAATTCGGCAAGCTGCTGTACCTGGCGCTGATGGGCGATTGGGAGCATGCGCTGCGCGCCGAGGACGTGGACGCGTTGCTGGCGCATTCCTGAACGTGGTGCATTCGCACGACGCGCCGGTCGCGCGCCGTTCATCCCGGTCTGGCGAACGACTGTTTATGCTTTCCCACTTCAATTCAGGTTCCGGGAGAGAGCACGATGAAACGTACCGCCATCCAAGGCATTTCCGTGGCGCTGGCCGGCGCGCTGGTGTTGTCCGCCTGCGCCACCGGCGGTTCCTACGTGCAGCGCGACCAGTACGGCAATCCGACCGAGCAGCAGAACCGCACCGGCCGCGGCACGCTGATCGGCACCGCGGTCGGCGTCGCCGCCGGCCTGCTCAGCGGCAGCAGCGCCACCGAGCGCCGCCAGCACGCGATGATCGGCGCCGGCATCGGCGCGCTCAGCGGCGCGGCGATCGGCAATTACCAGGACCGCCAGGAGCGCGCGCTGCGCGAGCGTACCGCCAACACCGGCATCGACGTGCGCCGCGACGGCGACAACATCACCTTGAACCTGCCCGACGGCATCACCTTCGATTTCAACCGGTCCACGCTGAAGCCGCAGTTCTACTCGGCGCTCAACGGCGTCGCGTCGACCCTGGGCGAGTACAACCAGACCATGATCGAGGTGGTCGGGCACACCGACAGCATCGGCAGCGACGCGGTGAACCAGCGTCTGTCCGAGCAGCGTGCCGCTTCGGTGGCCACGTATCTGACCGCGCAGGGCGTGCAGCGCGAGCGCATCGAGACGCTGGGCGCGGGCAAGAAGTACCCGATCGCCGACAACAGCACCGAGACCGGGCGCGCGCAGAACCGCCGCGTCGAGATCCGCGTGGTGCCGCTGCGTTCCTGAGCCGGTCCATCCGGTGTGCAACGCGAACGGGCCGCCGGTGCGGCCCGTTCGCGTTGCGGCGCACTGTGTCCATGCAGGCGCGTGGCGGTGGTCTTGCGCAGCCAGCCGCCGCCCGCTCAGACCAGCGCTTCTTCCTCCAGCTCCGGCGCCGGTTCGGCGTCCGCTAGCGGCAGCTCGGCCAGCTGCGGCGGCAGCGGCAAGGTCTGGGTGTTCATCGCCACGCCGCTGCACAGAGTGAACTCGGCGCCGCTGTCGGCCTGCTGCGTGGCCAGCTTGGCCGGGCACTGCGCCATCATGTAGCTGACGTCGAAGTTGAGCCTGTCGACCAGGAAATCGACGAAGGCGCGCACCTTTGGCGACAGCATGCGCCCGCCCGGGAACACCGCATTGAAATCCAGGTCCGGGCCGACCCAGCCGCCGAGCACGCGCCGCGCCTTGCCAGCCTCGATCAGCGGCTTGATCGTCGCGTCGCTGGCCAGCACCAGGCCTTCGCCGCAGACCAGCCCGCCGATCAGCGCGGCCGAATCGTTGGCGACCAGGATCGGCTGGATTGCGAACTCGCCGCTCTGCTTGCCGTTGCGCAGCGGCCAGCTGAGCCGGTTGCTGCCGTTGCGGCCATTGCTCAGCGCCAGCGTGCGGTGGTGCTGCAGGTCGTCCGGGTGCAGCGGCTCGCCATGGCGCTCGATGTAGTTGGGACTGGCGAACACCTGGGTGCGGAAGGTGGCCAGCTTGCGCGCGATCATCGTCGAATCCAGCAGCGCGCCCATGTGCAGGGCCACGTCCACGCCTTCGGCGATCGGATCGACCTTGTCGCTGGTCATGACCATTTCCAGGCGCACTTCCGGATGCTGCTTGTGGAATTCGCCGAGGATCGGCGCGACCCAGGAAATGCCGGCGGAGTAGGGCGCGCTGAAACGCAGCCAGCCGCGCGGGCCGGCCTGCAGTTGTCCGACCGCGCTTTCGGCTTCCTCCAGTTCGCGGGCGATGCGCTGGCAATGCTCATGATAGACGGCGCCCGCCTCGGTCAGCCCGAGCCGGCGCGTGGTCCGGTGCAGCAGGCGCGCACCCAGGCGCGCCTCCAGGTCCTGGACCTTGCGGCTGACGGTGGTCTTGGGCAGGCCGAGCGCGTTGGCCGCGGCGATGAAGCTGCCTTGCTCGACCACCTTGACGAAGATCAGGGTGTCGTTCAGATCGTGGGTCATGGCGGGTTCCTGTGGTATAGGGAAATTGGACCGGTGGCGGGATGATTATTCCCCTTAATTCGGACTAATCAAGTGCGGCTTTGGCGCCTAACCTGTTGAGCATTCGCCGCTACCCAGGCCACTCCCGATGCTGTTGCGCACGCTGTTCCAACGTCTCGGTGGCATCCGCCGCCCGGATCGGGCCCATGTTACGCTCATGGCCGCGCTGGAAGCCGGCCAATTGAAGGCTTTCCGCGAATTCACCCCGCCTCCGCGCCGTCAGGGCGGCAGCGTCATGCGGCTCGGCCAGCGCGCCGGCGATCGGCTGGATCGCATTGCGATTGTCCCGTTTGCGGGAGTAAAAGTCCCGTGAGCGGGACGTTGGATCCCGAGATCCTGGTGCTCGGCGGCACCGGCCACATCGGCCGCGGGGTGGTGCGCGCGCTGCTCGAGGCCGGCAGTCCGGTGCTGGCGGTGGCACGCGATCGCGGCCGGCTGCGTGCGTTGCGCGCCCGCTACGGCGACGAACCGGCGCTGGACGTGCTGCAGGGCTCGGTCGGCAACGATGCCGGCGCCGCGGCACTGGCGGCGGCGCTGGCGCAGCGGCCGCGGCCATTGGCCGGCGTGGTCGCCAGTCTCGGCAGCCCGCCACGGTCCGGGCGCCTGCTGGATCAACCGCTGGCCGCACTGCGCCGGCGCCTGGAGGCCGACCTGCTGCCGCAACTGGCGGCCGCGCGGCATCTGCTGCCGCTGCTGGCACGGGCCGAGCGCGGCGGCCGCTACCTGCTGCTCGGCAACCCCTGCGCGCTACGCGCCTGGGCCGGGCACGGCGAGAGTTCGGTCGCCGCGGCCGCGATCCGCATGCTCGCCCAGGTTCTGCACGAAGAAGCCAAGCCGCTCGGCGTGCGCGTGCAACTGCTGTCGCTGACCCATCCGGTGTGCCGCACCGAGGCCGGCGCTGACGACTGCCCGGAATGGTTCACCACGCTCGGCGTGGGCCGGGCAGCGGTGTCGCTGCTGGCCGAGGGCGGCGTGCCCGGCCAGGCCGTGGTCGACATCGACAAACACCGGCACGCGCATCCACGCACCTCGTTGATGACCGCATCGCATTTTTTTTCCTCCACTCATGAGGTCTCTCCATGAACCCGATTCCAATGTCGTTCCACTCCACGTCGCGTACCTTGCGCCCGCTGGCGATCGCGTTGCTGGCCGCGGCCCTGGCGGCCTGCGGCGGCAAGGCCGGCGAACAGGGCCCGCCGCCGCCGCCCGCGGTCGGCGTCGCGCCTGCGTTGCAGAAGGAAATCAGCCAGTGGGACGAGTTCAGCGGCAGCGTCGAGGCGGTCGAGCATGTCGACCTGCGGCCGCGCGTGTCCGGCTATATCGACAAGGTCAACTACGTCGAAGGTCAGGAAGTGAAGAAGGGCGAGGTGCTGTTCACCATCGACGCGCGCAGCTACCGCGCCGAACTGGCGCGAGCCGATGCCGAACTGGCGCGGGCGCGGACCCAGTCCAAGCTCAGCGGCAGCGAGGCGGCGCGCGCCAAGAAGCTGTCCGACCAGCAGGCCATCTCCGTCGAGTCGTGGGAGCAGCGCCACGCCGCCGCCGACCAGGCCGAGGCCGACGTGCTCGCCGCGCAGGCCGCGGTGGACGCCGCGCGCCTGAATCTGCAATGGACCCAGGTACGCGCGCCGATCGACGGCCATGCCGGCCGCGCCCTGGTCACCGCCGGCAACCTGGTCAGCGCCGGCGACAGCGCCAGCGTGCTGACCACGCTGGTGTCGCTGGACAAGGTGTACGTGTACTTCGATGCCGACGAAGGCACCTTCCTGCGCTACGCGCAGATGGCGCGCAAGGGCGAGCGGCCGAGCGAGCGCGACGGACAGCTGCCGGTGCAGGTCGGCCTGGTCGGCGAGGACGGTTTCCCGCATGCCGGCAAGGTCGATTTCCTCGACAACCAGATCACCCGCAGCACCGGCACCATCCGCGTCCGCGCCGTGCTCGACAACGCCGAGCGCAATTTCACCCCGGGCCTGTTCGCGCGCGTGCGCCTGCTCGGCAGCGGCCGCTTCAACGCGCTGCTGATCGACGACAAGTCGGTGCTGACCGACCAGGACCGCAAGTACGTCTACGTCGTCGACAAGGACGGCAAGGCGCAGCGCCGCGACGTGCAACTGGGGCGCAGCGCCGAGGGCCTGCGCATCGTGCAGGGCGGGCTCAACCCCGGCGACCGGGTCATCGTCGACGGGGTGCAGAAAGTGTTCATGCCCGGCATGCCGGTGCAGGCCAAGCCTGTGGCCCTGGCCACGGCTTCGCCGGCGGCCGCGCGCAAGGCCGTCGCCCTCGACTGAGTCGCCCCCGACTGACGCCAGGGCGCGCACAGCGTCGTAGACCGGTCGCGCTGGCGACCGGTGCTTGCCAAGCCGGGCCACCGCGGTGGTCCGCGCCGCCGCCGCGTTGCCCGCGTTCCTGTTCGGCCACCCGTTCCACCTGTTTCCAGGACCACCACCCATGGACTTTTCCAGATTCTTCATCGACCGGCCGATCTTCGCGGCCGTGCTGTCGATCGTCATCTTCGCCGCGGGCCTGATCGCCATCCCGATGCTGCCCATCGGCGAATACCCCGACGTGGTGCCGCCTTCGGTGGTGGTGCGCACGGTGTATCCGGGCGCCAATCCCAAGGTCATCGCCGAGACCGTCGCCACGCCGTTGGAGGAGGCGATCAACGGCGTCGAGAACATGATGTACATCAAGTCGGTGGCCGGCTCCGACGGCGTGCTGCAGATGACCATCACCTTCCGCCCCGGCACCGATCCGGACGACGCGGCGGTCAAGGTGCAGAACCGCGTCGCCCAGGCGCAGGCGCGCCTGCCCGAGGACGTGCGCCGGCAAGGCGTGACCACGCAGAAGCAATCGCCGACCTTCCTGATGGTGGTGCACCTGACCTCGCCGAAGGGCAAGTACGACACGCTGTACCTGCGCAACTACGCGCGCCTGCACGTCAAGGACGCGCTGGCGCGGATCCAGGGCGTGGGCGATGCGCAGGTGTTCGGCGGCGGCGACTACGCGATGCGCGCCTGGCTGGATCCGGAGCGCATCGCCGCGCGCGGGCTCACCGCCAGCGACGTGGTCGGCGCGATGCGCGAGCAGAACGTGCAGGTCTCGGCCGGCCAGCTCGGCGCCGAGCCGATGCCCGAGAGCAAGTTCCTGACCCTGATCAACGCGCAGGGCCGCCTGCGCACCGAACAGGAGTTCGGCGACATCGTGCTCAAGGTCGGCGCCGACGGCCAGACCGTGCGCCTGGCCGACGTCGCGCGCCTGCAGCTGGGCGCCGGCGACTACACCTTGCGCGCGCAGCTGGACGGCAAGAACGCGGTCGGCATCGGCATCTTCCAGGCGCCTGGCGCCAATGCGCTGCAGATCCGCGACCAGGTGATCGCCAAGATGGACGAACTCACCAAGCAGTTCCCCGACGACGTGAAGTACGAGGCGGTCTACGACACCACCATCTTCGTGCGCGACTCGATCACCGCCGTGGTGCACACCCTGCTGGAGGCGGTGCTGCTGGTGGTGCTGGTGGTGATCCTGTTCCTGCAGACCTGGCGCGCCTCGATCATTCCGCTGATCGCGGTGCCGGTGTCGGTGGTGGGCACCTTCGCCGCGCTGTACGTGCTGGGCTTCTCGATCAACACGCTGACCCTGTTCGGGCTGGTGCTGGCGATCGGCATCGTGGTGGACGACGCGATCGTGGTGGTGGAGAACGTCGAGCGCAACATCGAGGAAGGCCTGACCCCGCTGGCCGCCGCGCACCAGGCCATGCGCGAGGTGTCCGGTCCGATCATCGCGATCGCGCTGGTGCTGTGCGCGGTGTTCGTGCCGATGGCGTTCCTGTCCGGCGTGACCGGCCAGTTCTACAAGCAGTTCGCGGTGACCATCGCCATTTCCACGGTGATTTCGGCGATCAACTCGCTGACCCTGTCGCCGGCGCTGGCCGCGCTGCTGCTGAAGGCGCACGACGCGCCCAAGGACGGCCCGTCGCGGGTGATGGACCGCCTGTTCGGCGGCTGGCTGTTCCGCCCGTTCAACCGCTTCTTCAACCGCAGCTCGCACCGCTACCAGGGCGCGGTCTCGCGCATCCTCGGCCGGCGCGGCGCAGTGTTCGCGGTCTACCTCGTGCTGCTGCTGGTCACCGGGGTGATGTTCAAGGCGGTGCCGGCCGGCTTCATCCCGACCCAGGACAAGATGTACCTGATCGCCGGCGTGAAGCTGCCCGAAGGCGCCTCGCTCGAGCGCACCGACGCGTTGCTGCGCAAGGTCGCCACCATCGCCATGCAGACCGACGGCGTGGCGCATTCGATCTCCTTCCCCGGCCTCAACGCGCTGCAGTTCACCAACACCCCCAATACCGGCGTGGTGTTCCTGACCCTGAAGCCGTTCGCCGAGCGCCAGCGCAGCGCGCTGGAGATCAACGCCGAGATCAACCAGCGCATCTCGCAGCTGGGCGAAGGCATGGCGTTCGCGTTCATGCCGCCGCCGATCCTGGGCCTGGGCAACGGCAACGGCTACCAGTTGTTCATCGAGGACCGCGCCAACCTGGGCTACGGCGCGCTGCAGAACGCGGTCAATGCGATGCAAGGCGCGGTGGCGCAGACCCCGGGCATGAGTTTCCCGATCGGCACCTACCAGGCCAACGTACCGCAGCTGGACGCCGAGGTGGACCGGGTCAAGGCCAAGGCGCAGGGCGTGGCCCTGACCGATCTGTTCGACACCTTGCAGACCTATCTCGGCTCGACCTACGTCAACGACTTCAACCAGTTCGGCCGCACCTGGCAGGTGATCGCCCAGGCCGACGCGCCGTTCCGCGAGAACGTCGAGGACATCGCGCGGCTGCGCACCCGCAACGCGGCCGGCGACATGGTGCCGATCGGCGCGATGGTGACGATCAAGCAGAGCTACGGCCCGGACCCGGTGCTGCGCTACAACGGCTATCCGGCCGCCGACTTGGCCGGCGAGGCCGATGCGCGCATGCTGTCCTCGGCCGAAGCGATGGCCAAGCTCACCCAGATCGCCAAGCAGGTGCTGCCCAACGGCATGGAGATCGAATGGACCGACCTGAGCTACCAGCAGGCGACCCAGGGCAACGCAGCGATGGTGGTGTTCCCGCTGGCGGTGCTGCTGGCGTTCCTGGTGCTGGCCGCGCTGTACGAAAGCTGGACGCTGCCGCTGGCGGTGATCCTGATTGTGCCGATGACGCTGCTGTCGGCGCTGTTCGGGGTGTGGCTGAGCGGCGGCGACAACAACGTGTTCGTGCAGGTCGGCCTGGTGGTGCTGATGGGCCTGGCGTGCAAGAACGCGATCCTGATCGTCGAGTTCGCCCGCGAACTGGAGCTGCAGGGCAAGGGCATCGTGGAATCGGCGCTGCAGGCCTGCCGCCTGCGCCTGCGTCCGATCGTGATGACCTCGATCGCGTTCATCGCCGGCACCGTGCCGCTGGTGTTCTCGCACGGCGCCGGCGCGGAAGTGCGCTCGGCCACCGGCATCACCGTGTTCGCCGGCATGCTCGGGGTGACCTTGTTCGGCCTGTTCCTCACCCCCGTGTTCTACGTCGCCCTGCGCAAGCTGGCCGGGCGTCCGCTGGTGTCGCATGCGCCGGCGCACGCCGCCGATGCGTCGACCCACGCCTGATCCGTCCATTCCTTCATCGTCCATTCCCTCATCCAAGGAAATCCGCATGACCACGACCCAGAAAATCGCCCTCGTCACCGGCGCCACCCGCGGCATCGGCCTGCACACCGTGCGCCAGCTGGCCGAGGCCGGCGTGCACACGCTGCTGGCCGGCCGCGATACCACCCGCGCCACCGCCGCCGCCCTGGAACTGCAGGGCGAGGGCCTGCCGGTGGAGGCGCTGACCCTGGACGTCACCGACGCCGCCAGCATCGCCGCCGCCGTGGCCGCCGTGCAGGCGCGCCACGGCCGGCTCGACATCCTGGTCAACAACGCCGGCATCCTGCTCGACGACCTCAAGCTGGCGGTCTCGCAGCAGAGCCTGGAGACCTGGCGCAGCACCTTCGACACCAACGTGTTCGGCCTGATTGCGGTGACCCAGGCGTTCTTGCCGCTGCTGCGCGCCGCGCCGGCCGCGCGCATCGTCAACGTGTCCAGCCTGCTCGGCTCGGTCACGCTGCACAGCCAGCCGGGCTCGCCGATCTACGACTTCAAGGTGCCGGCCTACAACGTGTCCAAGAGCGCGGTGAACGCGTGGACCGTGCAGCTGGCCTACGAACTGCGCGACACCCCGATCAAGGTCAACACCATCCACCCCGGCTACGTGAAGACCGACATGAACGCCGGCGAGGGCGAACTGGAGGTGGCCGACGGCGCGCGCAGCAGCGTGATGATGGCGCTGCTCGACGCCGACGGCCCGACCGGCAGCTACACCCATGTGGGCCAGGTGCTGCCATGGTGATCCGTCCCGCGATCGGCGCGCTGGCGTTGGCGCTGCTCAGCGCCTGCGCCAGCGTCGGCCCCAACTACCGCGCGCCCGAACCGGCGCCGGTGACCCTGCAAGGCGCGGCGGCGCCGGTGTTCGCCACCACCTCGCCGGTGGCGTCGTGGTGGGCGCAGTTCGACGACCCGGTGCTGGAGCAACTGGTGCACCAGAGCCTGACCGCCAACCTCGACCTGCGCATCGCCTTGTCGCGCGTGCACCAGGCGCGCGCGGCCTTCGCCGAACGGCGCCTGGACCAGGCGCCGCACGTCACCGCCAACGGCGACTACAGCCGCGGCAAGGCGCCGGATGCCGACGCCGGCGGCGCGCGCGTGCTGACCGAGAGCTACAGCCTGGGCTTCGATGCCGGCTGGGAACTGGACCTGTTCGGACGCCAGCGCCGCGCCAGCGAAGCGGCGCGCGCGGACCTGGAGGCCGAGCAGGCCGGCATGGCCGATGCGCAGGTGACCGTGGCCGCGGAAGTGGCGCGCAACTACTTCGAACTGCGCGGCGCGCAGAAACGCATCGCGGTGGCGCGCACCACGCTGGACAACCTGCGCGACACCCAGCGCCTGACCGAGACCCGCTGGCAACTGGGTGCCGGTAGCGAACTGGACGTGCAGAGCAGCCGCGCCCGGCTGAAGGCGATCGAGGCCGACATCCCGTTGCTGGAAGTCAGCGAGGCGCAGGCCCGGCATCGTCTGGCGGTGCTGCTGGGACGCACGCCCGGCGCGCTGGACGCGATGCTGGCGCCACGTGCCATGCCGGCCTACGCCCGCGAGTTGCCGCTCGGCGATACCACCCAGCTGCTGCGCCGTCGCCCCGACGTGCGCATCGCCGAGCGCCGGCTGGCGGCGGCGACGGCGCGGGTCGGCGTGGCCACGGCCGACCTGTTCCCACGGATCAGCTTCAGCGGCTTCGTCGGCTTCCTGTCCGGCGATGCCGGCTCGCTGCTGCAAGGCAGCAGCAAGGCTTGGTCGCTGAGCCCGTCGATCACCTGGGCCGCGTTCGACTTCGGCACCGTGCGGGCGCGCTTGCGCGCGAGCGAGGCGCAGGCCGACGGTGCCGCCGCCGACTACGAGAAGGCGGTACTCGGTGCGCTGGAAGACACCGAGAACGCACTGACCGCCTACGCCAAGCAGCAGGCGCGGCTGGCGATCGTGGCCGAGCAGGCGCAGGCGGCGCAGCGCGCCGAAGCGTTGGCGCAGATCCGCTACCGCGAGGGCTCGGAGGACTTCCTGACCCTGCTCGACACCCAGCGTACCCAACTGGCCGCCGACGACGCCCTTGCCGATGCGCAGGCGGCGGTCAACATCGGCGTAGTGCGGGTGTACAAGGCGCTCGGCGGCTGGGGCCAGGACGCGGTGCTGCCGCAGGAGGTGGCGCTGGCGCCATCGCCGCCGGTTGCGCGCTGACGGACGGCACGGGCACTGCGGCACCCGGCTGCTGGCGGCCGCGCGCCCACCGGCTCAGGGCTGGCGCGCGGGCAACGCGGTCGATCAGTCCTGGGTCAGGTCGTCGGCGACCACGTCGTTGTCGCGGCCGCCGTTCTTGGCCTGGTACAGCGCCGTGTCCGCGCGCGAGAACCAATCCTGCCAGTGCTGCTCGTCGCACAGCATGGCCGCACCGAGGGACACGGTAATGTTGCCGTTGGGGCCGCGCAACGCCTCGCGCGCGGCCTGGTGCAGGCGCTTGCTGAACGCGGCCAGTTCGCTGCGCGATTGCAGCCGCGCCACCACCACGAATTCCTCGCCGCCGAAACGGAACACCTCGTCCGGCGCCCGTACCTCGAAGCGCAGCCGCGCGGCCAGTTCGGTCAGAGTACGGTCGCCGGCGGCATGCCCGTAGAAGTCGTTGGCCTCCTTGAAGTGATCGATGTCGAGGACGATCAACCCATGCCGGCGAGTCTTGCGGCGCAGGTCGGCCACGCGCTGCGACAGGCTCCGTTCCAGCATGCGCCGGTTCGGCAGCCCGGTCAGCGCGTCGTGCGAGGCTAAACCAACCTGAGAGTTCCCCCGGCTCTGCCGGGGAGGCAGTAGAAGTTTGACGTATCCGGGAGTCTGGACCGGCCAGCCTTTCGTAGACATCCGGACGCCATAATTGATGGCAATGACCGAGGTGTTTATGGGCAACAGCAAGCAGTACACGGATGAGTTCCGGGCCGAGGCGGTGAAGCAGGTGATCGAACGCGGCTTCACGGTGGTGGATGTGGCCTCCCGAATCGGGATTCCCAAGCACACGCTATACGGGTGGGTGCAGGCCGCCAGGAAGATGGCGCCGGCAGCCGGCGCTGCAGCGGCGTCGACCGACTCAGCGGAGATTCGCCGGCTCAAGGCCGAACTGAGGCGGGTAACCGAGGAGCGCGACATCCTAGAAAAAGCCGCCGCGTACTTTGCCAAGGGGTAAGGGCGAAGTACGCGTTCATGCGTGCGCACGTCCGGGAGTTTCGTCTGGCGACGATGTGCCGGGTGCTGGGCGTGCATCGCAGTGGTTACTAGGCCTGGCTGCGCAACGGCACCAGCGTCCGCGAACGCGAGGACCAGCGCTTGCTGGGCCTGATCAAGCACCACTGGCTGGCCAGCGGCGCGGTGTACGGCTATCGCAAGCTCACCCTGGATCTGCGTGAGGCCGGCG encodes:
- a CDS encoding GGDEF domain-containing protein, with the protein product MLERSLSQRVADLRRKTRRHGLIVLDIDHFKEANDFYGHAAGDRTLTELAARLRFEVRAPDEVFRFGGEEFVVVARLQSRSELAAFSKRLHQAAREALRGPNGNITVSLGAAMLCDEQHWQDWFSRADTALYQAKNGGRDNDVVADDLTQD
- a CDS encoding efflux transporter outer membrane subunit, yielding MVIRPAIGALALALLSACASVGPNYRAPEPAPVTLQGAAAPVFATTSPVASWWAQFDDPVLEQLVHQSLTANLDLRIALSRVHQARAAFAERRLDQAPHVTANGDYSRGKAPDADAGGARVLTESYSLGFDAGWELDLFGRQRRASEAARADLEAEQAGMADAQVTVAAEVARNYFELRGAQKRIAVARTTLDNLRDTQRLTETRWQLGAGSELDVQSSRARLKAIEADIPLLEVSEAQARHRLAVLLGRTPGALDAMLAPRAMPAYARELPLGDTTQLLRRRPDVRIAERRLAAATARVGVATADLFPRISFSGFVGFLSGDAGSLLQGSSKAWSLSPSITWAAFDFGTVRARLRASEAQADGAAADYEKAVLGALEDTENALTAYAKQQARLAIVAEQAQAAQRAEALAQIRYREGSEDFLTLLDTQRTQLAADDALADAQAAVNIGVVRVYKALGGWGQDAVLPQEVALAPSPPVAR
- a CDS encoding SDR family oxidoreductase, giving the protein MTTTQKIALVTGATRGIGLHTVRQLAEAGVHTLLAGRDTTRATAAALELQGEGLPVEALTLDVTDAASIAAAVAAVQARHGRLDILVNNAGILLDDLKLAVSQQSLETWRSTFDTNVFGLIAVTQAFLPLLRAAPAARIVNVSSLLGSVTLHSQPGSPIYDFKVPAYNVSKSAVNAWTVQLAYELRDTPIKVNTIHPGYVKTDMNAGEGELEVADGARSSVMMALLDADGPTGSYTHVGQVLPW
- a CDS encoding efflux RND transporter permease subunit — translated: MDFSRFFIDRPIFAAVLSIVIFAAGLIAIPMLPIGEYPDVVPPSVVVRTVYPGANPKVIAETVATPLEEAINGVENMMYIKSVAGSDGVLQMTITFRPGTDPDDAAVKVQNRVAQAQARLPEDVRRQGVTTQKQSPTFLMVVHLTSPKGKYDTLYLRNYARLHVKDALARIQGVGDAQVFGGGDYAMRAWLDPERIAARGLTASDVVGAMREQNVQVSAGQLGAEPMPESKFLTLINAQGRLRTEQEFGDIVLKVGADGQTVRLADVARLQLGAGDYTLRAQLDGKNAVGIGIFQAPGANALQIRDQVIAKMDELTKQFPDDVKYEAVYDTTIFVRDSITAVVHTLLEAVLLVVLVVILFLQTWRASIIPLIAVPVSVVGTFAALYVLGFSINTLTLFGLVLAIGIVVDDAIVVVENVERNIEEGLTPLAAAHQAMREVSGPIIAIALVLCAVFVPMAFLSGVTGQFYKQFAVTIAISTVISAINSLTLSPALAALLLKAHDAPKDGPSRVMDRLFGGWLFRPFNRFFNRSSHRYQGAVSRILGRRGAVFAVYLVLLLVTGVMFKAVPAGFIPTQDKMYLIAGVKLPEGASLERTDALLRKVATIAMQTDGVAHSISFPGLNALQFTNTPNTGVVFLTLKPFAERQRSALEINAEINQRISQLGEGMAFAFMPPPILGLGNGNGYQLFIEDRANLGYGALQNAVNAMQGAVAQTPGMSFPIGTYQANVPQLDAEVDRVKAKAQGVALTDLFDTLQTYLGSTYVNDFNQFGRTWQVIAQADAPFRENVEDIARLRTRNAAGDMVPIGAMVTIKQSYGPDPVLRYNGYPAADLAGEADARMLSSAEAMAKLTQIAKQVLPNGMEIEWTDLSYQQATQGNAAMVVFPLAVLLAFLVLAALYESWTLPLAVILIVPMTLLSALFGVWLSGGDNNVFVQVGLVVLMGLACKNAILIVEFARELELQGKGIVESALQACRLRLRPIVMTSIAFIAGTVPLVFSHGAGAEVRSATGITVFAGMLGVTLFGLFLTPVFYVALRKLAGRPLVSHAPAHAADASTHA